A single window of Marinitoga litoralis DNA harbors:
- a CDS encoding extracellular matrix/biofilm biosynthesis regulator RemA family protein: MYGLINIGFGNVVIGDRVIAIVNPESSPLKRLKDIAKEEGKLIDATYGRKTRAIVITDSNHIILSAIQPETISGRFMQNFYDVEAALEKIRKEVYNR, translated from the coding sequence GTGTACGGTTTAATTAATATCGGTTTTGGTAATGTAGTTATAGGTGATAGGGTAATAGCTATAGTTAATCCTGAATCATCACCATTAAAAAGATTAAAGGATATAGCAAAAGAAGAAGGTAAATTAATTGATGCAACATATGGTAGAAAAACAAGAGCTATCGTTATAACAGATAGTAATCATATTATTTTAAGTGCTATTCAACCTGAAACTATAAGTGGAAGATTTATGCAAAACTTCTACGACGTTGAAGCAGCTTTAGAAAAAATTAGGAAAGAGGTTTATAATAGATGA
- a CDS encoding sensor histidine kinase has protein sequence MDTFLKKTKKSVVWNLTLIYTIVIAIILLTIILSMRYFVEIMSVRSYALILRQQIEKMSQPVDRMNMMMRGPNILRDTEKLKNSILSNKVVILDGIVLNDPYGIINDEIYNIEQPYAVYKKDGLYYIFIKTKMFDDLDLIIGGPSLEYTALLNTFNILALRLGLLSIIISLLVSYYFAKKSLKPLLEISEEISEINVESLDKRIPKQKFSEFDNLTQNINSMLEKINKGYELQKQFVSDVSHELRTPLTSIIGYIKLVERWGKEDEKIFHEALENIKESSNYLKEMIENLLLLTKVDEEIKFEKVNLKEVVEKVINIYKNDDITINANLKDVYVESNKEYLSIMLKVIIENAIKFTKLNGEKDIYININDKEIEITDNGPGIPNEEIPKIFERFYKSNKSRSDKGFGLGLSIAKRISEKIYTKIEVISDEGKGSTFKIKFS, from the coding sequence TTGGATACGTTTTTAAAGAAGACTAAAAAAAGTGTAGTTTGGAATTTGACATTAATTTATACTATAGTAATTGCAATAATCTTACTGACGATAATACTTTCTATGAGATATTTTGTAGAAATTATGTCGGTAAGATCATATGCTTTGATTTTAAGACAGCAAATAGAAAAAATGTCTCAGCCTGTCGATAGAATGAATATGATGATGAGAGGACCTAATATTTTAAGAGATACTGAAAAATTGAAAAATAGTATATTATCAAATAAGGTTGTTATTTTAGATGGAATAGTTTTAAATGATCCATATGGTATTATAAATGATGAAATATATAATATTGAACAACCATATGCTGTGTATAAAAAGGATGGTTTATATTATATATTTATTAAAACAAAAATGTTTGATGATTTAGATTTAATAATTGGCGGTCCATCTTTAGAATATACAGCATTATTAAATACATTTAATATATTAGCATTGAGATTAGGGTTATTAAGTATTATAATTTCATTGTTGGTATCTTATTATTTTGCGAAAAAATCTTTAAAACCGTTATTAGAAATTTCAGAAGAAATATCAGAAATAAATGTTGAAAGTTTAGATAAGAGAATACCAAAACAGAAATTTTCTGAATTTGATAATTTAACGCAAAATATAAACTCAATGTTAGAAAAAATAAATAAAGGATATGAATTGCAAAAACAATTTGTATCTGATGTTTCTCATGAATTGAGAACTCCTTTAACTTCAATTATAGGTTATATAAAATTAGTTGAAAGATGGGGAAAGGAAGATGAAAAAATCTTTCATGAAGCTTTGGAGAATATAAAGGAATCATCGAATTATTTAAAAGAAATGATAGAAAACTTATTGTTATTAACAAAAGTTGATGAAGAAATAAAATTTGAAAAGGTTAACTTAAAAGAGGTTGTAGAAAAAGTTATCAATATATATAAAAATGATGATATAACTATAAATGCTAACTTGAAAGATGTTTATGTGGAATCAAATAAAGAATATTTATCTATTATGTTAAAGGTCATTATTGAAAATGCTATTAAATTTACAAAATTAAATGGTGAAAAAGATATATATATTAATATAAATGATAAAGAGATAGAGATAACAGATAATGGTCCAGGAATACCTAATGAAGAAATTCCAAAAATATTTGAAAGATTTTATAAATCAAATAAGTCGCGTTCTGACAAAGGGTTCGGATTAGGGCTTTCTATTGCTAAAAGAATCAGTGAAAAAATTTACACCAAAATAGAAGTTATTAGCGATGAGGGAAAAGGAAGTACATTTAAGATTAAATTTTCTTGA
- the purB gene encoding adenylosuccinate lyase: MIERYSLSPMKELWGEEEKFKRWLEVELSVIEAFEEKGLAPKGTANKIRMNAKIDVEKILEIESVVDHDVIAFIKSITDGIGDEARYFHKGLTSSDIVDTALSLGLKRAGEIILKELKVLSNILKEKAVKYKHLYTVGRTHGVHAEPTSFGLKLLSYLSEIERNIDRLKKTIENISYGKLSGAVGNYANIDPEIEYIALNKLGLKPEPVATQVVPRDRHAEYLSVLSLIGAGIERIAVEIRHLQKTEVLEAQEPFKKGQRGSSAMPHKKNPILCERLTGMARMLRSYTVAGYENIALWHERDISHSSVERVFLPDATLIAYYMVKKTQYLMENLIVNEDRIKETFERSYNLVYSQRVLLSLIDKGMSREEGYKFVQKCALEAWETRKDFKELLWNNERIRELFSKEEFDEIFTPDYYLRNIDAIYRRFGLK; encoded by the coding sequence ATGATTGAAAGATATTCTTTGTCTCCCATGAAGGAGCTTTGGGGTGAAGAAGAAAAATTTAAAAGATGGTTAGAAGTTGAATTGTCTGTGATCGAAGCATTTGAAGAAAAGGGATTAGCTCCTAAAGGTACAGCAAATAAAATTAGAATGAATGCTAAAATAGATGTGGAGAAAATATTAGAAATTGAAAGTGTTGTTGATCATGATGTTATTGCATTTATAAAGTCTATAACAGATGGAATAGGGGATGAGGCTAGATACTTCCATAAGGGGTTGACTTCTTCAGACATAGTTGACACAGCATTATCATTGGGCTTAAAAAGAGCAGGAGAAATAATTTTAAAAGAATTAAAGGTATTATCAAATATTTTAAAAGAAAAAGCAGTGAAATATAAACATTTATATACAGTAGGTAGAACACATGGAGTTCATGCAGAACCAACATCTTTTGGATTGAAGTTATTATCTTATTTATCTGAAATAGAAAGAAATATTGATAGGCTAAAAAAAACAATAGAAAATATTTCATATGGGAAATTAAGTGGTGCAGTAGGAAATTATGCAAATATTGATCCAGAAATAGAATATATTGCATTAAATAAATTGGGATTAAAACCTGAACCAGTTGCTACTCAGGTTGTGCCGCGTGATAGACATGCAGAATATCTCTCTGTATTATCATTAATTGGAGCAGGAATAGAAAGAATAGCAGTTGAAATAAGACATTTGCAAAAAACAGAGGTTTTAGAAGCACAAGAACCATTTAAAAAAGGACAAAGAGGTTCTTCTGCAATGCCTCATAAGAAAAATCCGATATTATGTGAAAGACTTACAGGTATGGCAAGAATGCTTAGAAGTTATACAGTAGCAGGGTATGAAAATATAGCATTATGGCATGAAAGAGATATTTCACATTCTTCTGTTGAAAGAGTATTTTTACCAGATGCTACATTAATAGCTTATTATATGGTTAAAAAAACTCAATATTTAATGGAAAATCTCATTGTGAATGAAGATAGAATTAAAGAAACATTTGAAAGATCATATAATTTAGTATATTCTCAAAGGGTTTTGTTATCATTAATAGATAAAGGAATGAGTAGAGAAGAAGGGTATAAGTTTGTTCAAAAATGTGCATTAGAAGCATGGGAAACTAGAAAAGATTTTAAAGAATTGTTATGGAATAATGAAAGAATTAGAGAATTATTTTCAAAAGAAGAATTTGACGAGATATTTACACCGGACTATTATTTAAGAAATATAGATGCAATATATAGAAGATTTGGATTAAAATAA
- a CDS encoding GGDEF domain-containing protein — MNKKNLRNFLFTNTFFIVLFLGILMVISLFISSNILFKNIYDSTIQNSVHSISELYNENMKYFEYFSSKYQDIVSEILDELYKNYINNIPFSSNLTIENFRKIGIFKNVDYYIINKNGIIIETSYDKDLGLNLANRVPNYWKKLNEELNKNNKYIEGISYEIKTNNPRIYGYLRMEDGNIFEIGILIDERAIPNFPKTVSSLNLNFIKSIYTYNISFIPYSFEFPLLDEEDKNIFNSLEISKGEIKTYTLRENSNGKESYVYIKWVPDKVNNKEFNFTVLTKISIDLSSIVILKNSIIFIFIVLIFFVIFSLALYLNYMTNRIEKPIMKLINNIESGKVDADAETNILEIDTLIKYYSHLVNTLVEKLKEEERDYLELKEKLQMIEKEKDLLYEMALKDDLTKLFNKKGSVQIIQKLVLNKESFSVIYLDIDNYNNILEKLGQNEANDAILSLVEIMKTIFRDRDFIFRVDENEFLILLRFVNLSIAQKILKRFVDALKKFNITSDKPYKISVSYGIIEYKGQNIEDLYNEARNKMEMMKMKKLELLKKLSDVNAEEN, encoded by the coding sequence ATGAATAAGAAAAATTTGCGTAATTTTTTATTCACAAATACATTTTTTATAGTATTGTTTTTAGGCATTTTAATGGTTATATCATTATTCATATCTTCAAATATATTATTTAAAAATATATATGATTCAACAATTCAAAACTCAGTACATTCTATATCTGAATTATATAATGAAAATATGAAATATTTTGAATATTTCAGTTCAAAGTATCAAGATATTGTATCAGAAATATTGGATGAATTATATAAAAATTATATAAATAATATACCGTTTTCTTCTAATTTGACAATAGAAAACTTTAGAAAAATAGGAATTTTTAAAAACGTTGATTATTATATTATCAATAAAAATGGAATAATTATTGAAACTAGTTATGATAAGGATTTAGGGCTGAATTTGGCAAATAGAGTTCCTAATTATTGGAAAAAACTAAATGAAGAATTAAATAAAAACAATAAATATATAGAAGGAATTTCTTACGAAATAAAAACTAATAATCCTAGGATATATGGTTATTTGAGGATGGAAGATGGTAATATTTTTGAAATAGGTATTTTGATTGATGAAAGGGCTATACCTAATTTTCCTAAAACAGTATCAAGTCTTAATTTAAATTTTATTAAATCAATTTATACTTATAATATATCTTTTATTCCATATTCATTTGAATTTCCGCTGTTAGATGAAGAAGATAAAAATATATTTAATAGTTTAGAGATATCAAAAGGAGAAATAAAAACATATACATTAAGAGAAAATTCTAATGGTAAGGAATCATATGTTTATATAAAATGGGTTCCGGATAAAGTTAATAACAAAGAATTCAATTTTACAGTATTAACAAAAATAAGCATTGATTTATCTAGTATAGTTATTTTAAAAAATTCTATAATATTTATTTTTATTGTTTTAATCTTTTTTGTGATATTTTCATTAGCATTGTATCTTAATTATATGACAAATAGAATAGAAAAACCTATAATGAAATTAATAAATAATATTGAATCCGGGAAAGTAGATGCTGATGCTGAAACTAATATTTTAGAAATAGATACATTAATTAAATATTATTCGCATTTAGTAAATACATTAGTAGAAAAGTTAAAAGAGGAAGAAAGAGATTATCTTGAATTAAAAGAAAAACTACAAATGATAGAAAAAGAAAAAGATTTATTATATGAGATGGCATTAAAAGATGATTTGACTAAACTATTTAATAAAAAAGGATCTGTTCAAATAATACAGAAACTAGTATTAAATAAGGAATCATTTAGTGTAATTTATTTAGATATTGATAATTACAATAATATATTAGAAAAGCTTGGGCAAAATGAAGCAAATGATGCAATATTATCTTTGGTTGAAATTATGAAAACTATATTTAGAGATAGAGATTTTATTTTTAGAGTTGATGAAAATGAATTTTTAATTTTGCTTAGATTTGTTAATTTAAGCATAGCTCAAAAAATACTTAAAAGATTTGTAGATGCATTGAAAAAATTCAATATTACTAGTGATAAACCATACAAAATTTCTGTGAGTTATGGGATAATTGAATATAAAGGACAAAACATAGAAGATCTTTATAATGAAGCTAGAAATAAAATGGAAATGATGAAAATGAAAAAATTAGAACTATTAAAAAAATTGAGTGACGTTAATGCGGAGGAAAATTAA
- a CDS encoding response regulator transcription factor, whose product MFKILVVEDDKSISRLLELELKHEGYNVEVANNGKEGIEKYEKFKPDIILLDLMLPEIDGMEVAESIRNFDHNVGIIMLTAKGDLGSRVEGLKTGADDYIVKPFEIEELLARIDALLRRLGKHELLTASNIEIDSEKMEVRVNGKEINLTLTEFNLLKYLVLNKNSVISKEKLLEEIWGYDDPENINLVEVYINYLRKKLGNEGKKIKTVRGVGYVFKED is encoded by the coding sequence ATGTTTAAAATACTAGTTGTAGAAGATGATAAAAGTATATCAAGATTATTAGAATTAGAATTAAAGCATGAAGGATATAATGTTGAGGTTGCTAATAATGGTAAGGAAGGAATTGAAAAATATGAAAAGTTTAAACCTGATATTATACTATTAGATTTAATGCTTCCAGAAATTGATGGTATGGAAGTAGCTGAGTCTATACGAAATTTTGATCATAATGTTGGAATAATAATGCTTACAGCTAAAGGAGATTTGGGATCTAGAGTAGAAGGATTAAAAACTGGAGCTGATGATTATATTGTAAAGCCATTTGAAATTGAAGAATTATTAGCAAGAATCGATGCTTTACTTAGAAGGTTAGGAAAGCATGAATTATTAACAGCATCAAATATTGAAATTGATTCAGAAAAAATGGAAGTTAGGGTGAATGGTAAGGAAATAAATTTAACCTTAACTGAATTTAATCTATTAAAGTATTTGGTATTAAATAAAAATTCAGTTATATCAAAAGAAAAATTGTTAGAAGAAATATGGGGATATGATGATCCAGAAAATATAAATTTAGTAGAGGTATATATCAACTATTTAAGAAAAAAATTAGGTAATGAAGGTAAAAAAATAAAAACTGTGAGAGGTGTTGGATACGTTTTTAAAGAAGACTAA
- a CDS encoding YicC/YloC family endoribonuclease, which yields MRSMTGYGRIEENIGNYSYTVEIKSLNGKHLNIKTNLPWIYSSLELKVNDILKKYFKRGSLNVYIDIRLIQPKDIIKIDKALAKSYYDALNELAKYLHLSDLPDLELLVKFKEIMRYSIDEKDLEAIWDGLEIVVKKAIEKVIETQKSEGEKINKVIMEYVDNIENITNDIEKYAGDMKKYYSDKLKESLKDLDLEIEYNKERLEYEIALILERGDITEEIDRLKMHIKKFRDVALSNVEAMGQNLDFLAQEMHREFNTIASKSKLKEITALSIDGRLFVNKIKEQVQNIH from the coding sequence ATGAGAAGTATGACTGGTTATGGGAGAATAGAGGAAAATATAGGAAATTATAGTTATACTGTTGAAATAAAATCATTAAATGGGAAACATTTAAATATAAAAACAAATTTACCATGGATATATTCATCCTTGGAATTAAAGGTAAATGATATTTTAAAAAAATATTTTAAAAGAGGCTCTTTAAATGTTTATATAGATATTAGATTAATTCAACCTAAGGATATAATTAAAATTGATAAAGCATTAGCTAAATCATATTACGATGCATTAAATGAACTTGCAAAATATCTTCACTTAAGTGACTTACCTGATTTAGAATTATTAGTTAAATTTAAAGAGATTATGAGATATTCCATAGATGAAAAGGATTTAGAAGCAATTTGGGATGGATTAGAAATAGTAGTTAAAAAAGCTATAGAAAAAGTTATAGAAACACAAAAATCCGAAGGTGAAAAAATAAACAAGGTTATAATGGAATATGTCGATAATATAGAAAATATAACAAATGATATAGAAAAATACGCAGGGGATATGAAAAAGTATTATAGTGATAAACTAAAAGAATCTTTAAAAGATTTAGATTTAGAAATAGAATATAATAAAGAAAGATTGGAATATGAAATCGCTTTAATTCTTGAAAGAGGAGATATAACAGAAGAAATAGATAGATTAAAAATGCATATAAAGAAATTTAGAGATGTAGCATTATCTAACGTTGAAGCAATGGGGCAAAACTTAGACTTTTTAGCTCAAGAAATGCATAGGGAATTTAATACAATAGCTTCAAAATCTAAATTAAAAGAAATTACAGCATTATCTATAGATGGAAGATTATTCGTTAACAAGATAAAAGAACAAGTTCAAAATATTCATTAG
- a CDS encoding MBL fold metallo-hydrolase, with protein MKLIYSKNGINIYIITLPPLGVNSYIIQKNNTLIIVDPGKGINIIHKYLELDNYKHKGILITHSHFDHIYGLNELKDFVILISKNDEEGLKDSSRNLSYYTNENIEFDINYDTLYEGYHDFGDLKFLAKYFPGHTPGSMLYDFGDFIFTGDFVFSDSIGRTDLPYSNEALMMKSLEKFKEYIKTKNKETLIFPGHMDYCNLNDLIKNNVFIGG; from the coding sequence ATGAAATTAATTTATTCGAAAAATGGAATAAATATTTATATAATTACATTACCTCCTTTAGGAGTTAATTCATATATAATACAAAAAAATAATACATTAATTATAGTAGATCCTGGTAAAGGAATAAATATTATACATAAGTATTTAGAATTAGATAATTATAAGCATAAAGGGATTTTAATTACACATAGCCATTTTGATCATATATATGGATTAAATGAATTAAAAGATTTTGTAATATTAATTTCTAAAAATGATGAAGAAGGTTTAAAAGATTCATCTAGAAATTTAAGTTATTATACAAATGAGAATATAGAATTTGATATTAATTATGATACATTATATGAAGGATATCATGATTTTGGAGATTTAAAATTTTTAGCTAAATACTTTCCTGGTCATACACCAGGTTCAATGTTATATGATTTTGGAGATTTTATATTCACAGGAGATTTTGTTTTTTCAGATAGTATTGGTAGAACAGATCTACCATATAGCAATGAAGCTTTAATGATGAAATCATTAGAAAAATTTAAAGAATATATAAAAACAAAGAATAAAGAAACATTGATTTTCCCAGGTCATATGGATTATTGTAATTTAAATGATTTAATAAAAAATAATGTATTTATTGGAGGTTAA
- a CDS encoding NUDIX domain-containing protein — protein sequence MNEKVWVIDNEVLNGINFFNGFTIVEQNILEKIFNNAYFIDRNIAETDESKKQIIPYVIVKNEKNQILVVQRTKKQTEKRLHNLYSVGIGGHINPIDQNDISEITFYNGLNRELNEELYIDKLKSLEYVGLILDNSTEVSRVHLGILFIAYVTNADIREKENFNELWMNDSDFQKFDGEFEGWSKIALKALEVI from the coding sequence ATGAATGAAAAAGTTTGGGTAATTGATAATGAAGTTTTAAATGGTATAAACTTTTTTAATGGATTTACAATTGTAGAACAAAATATACTTGAAAAAATTTTTAATAATGCATATTTTATTGACAGAAATATAGCAGAAACAGATGAATCTAAAAAACAAATAATTCCATATGTAATTGTGAAAAATGAAAAAAATCAAATTTTAGTAGTTCAAAGAACAAAAAAACAAACTGAAAAAAGATTACATAATTTATACAGTGTTGGCATCGGTGGACATATTAATCCTATAGATCAAAATGATATTTCTGAAATAACATTTTATAATGGTTTAAATAGGGAATTAAATGAAGAGTTATATATAGACAAACTAAAGTCATTAGAATATGTAGGTCTTATTTTAGATAATTCAACTGAAGTATCTAGAGTACACTTGGGAATACTATTTATTGCATATGTTACTAATGCTGATATTAGAGAAAAAGAAAATTTTAATGAACTATGGATGAACGATTCTGATTTTCAAAAATTTGATGGTGAATTTGAAGGTTGGTCAAAAATAGCATTAAAAGCACTTGAGGTGATTTAA
- the hslV gene encoding ATP-dependent protease subunit HslV, with product MELRGTTIVGIRKNGKTVIAGDGQITLGNTIFKGTARKVRRLGEGKVIAGFAGSVADALALFERFETKYRANAGNLLKAAVELSKDWRTDKVLRKLEAMLLVGDKDYLLLISGNGEVIEPEENVMAIGSGGPYALAAAKALMQNTDLDAKEIAEKALKIAGEICIYTNQNITVEVIE from the coding sequence ATGGAACTCAGAGGAACAACCATTGTTGGTATTAGAAAAAATGGAAAAACTGTAATAGCCGGTGACGGACAAATAACATTAGGAAATACTATTTTCAAAGGAACTGCTAGAAAGGTTAGAAGATTGGGAGAAGGTAAAGTAATAGCTGGTTTTGCAGGATCAGTTGCTGATGCTCTTGCATTATTTGAAAGATTTGAAACAAAATATAGGGCTAATGCTGGAAATCTTTTAAAAGCAGCTGTAGAACTTTCAAAAGATTGGAGAACAGATAAGGTATTAAGAAAATTAGAAGCTATGTTATTAGTAGGAGATAAAGATTATTTATTATTAATTTCTGGAAATGGTGAAGTTATAGAACCAGAAGAAAATGTTATGGCTATTGGTTCCGGTGGTCCTTATGCTTTAGCCGCAGCAAAAGCTTTAATGCAAAATACAGATTTAGATGCTAAAGAAATTGCTGAAAAAGCTTTAAAAATAGCAGGAGAAATATGTATTTATACTAATCAAAACATTACTGTGGAGGTTATTGAATGA
- a CDS encoding ABC transporter transmembrane domain-containing protein produces the protein MKQYLKIIKNKRLEFISLLIFTGILSFFEGLIQPLMVKWLFDEAILKMNFIKFVLLSIIYLGLGITFVILFYIHSLWKKKFENKIVLNLESELLKKTLNHDLKEFNKKGFGYFVNSIHKDVQEGIVPYIEMILNMVSMIISEIALSIAMFYISWKASLILFIIVPPLMYIATIVSQKVRDKTSIEREKEGEYLNYLTKTLKAFKILKIFTHIFEKSATKHRKYLEEYLNSSYESHKAIKSAQVLGDIIRNSADATSLIVAGYFVLIGKLSFGGFVAIINSFWRAVSSLFGIIQSIPEVQRFSEILERIINLLDLKNKKYYDIDNKIKLENIKLSYENKNILDIKELSIEPSKKILIVGENGIGKTTTLDIISGYLLPDNGKITRPQTVISLTAPLELPELKIKELIKDEEILKKLDLEKLKEKETSKLSAGEKQKVGVGIALEKEGDVYIFDEPVANIDEKSKKKIIELILEKTKDKILIMVLHGEKEFHDLFDEKLSIDSINNAKNETYENSI, from the coding sequence ATGAAGCAATATTTGAAAATAATAAAAAATAAAAGGTTGGAATTTATATCACTTTTAATATTTACAGGTATATTGAGTTTTTTTGAAGGATTAATACAACCATTAATGGTTAAATGGTTATTTGATGAAGCAATATTAAAAATGAATTTTATAAAATTTGTATTATTAAGCATTATTTATCTTGGATTGGGAATAACATTTGTAATATTATTTTATATACATAGTCTATGGAAAAAAAAATTTGAAAATAAGATAGTGTTAAACCTTGAATCAGAATTATTGAAAAAAACATTAAATCATGATTTAAAAGAATTTAATAAAAAAGGATTCGGATATTTTGTAAATTCAATACACAAAGATGTTCAAGAAGGTATAGTCCCATACATAGAAATGATTTTAAATATGGTATCAATGATAATATCAGAAATAGCATTATCAATCGCTATGTTTTATATATCCTGGAAGGCATCATTAATATTATTTATAATAGTTCCACCATTAATGTACATAGCAACTATTGTTAGTCAAAAAGTAAGAGATAAGACTTCAATTGAAAGAGAAAAAGAAGGAGAATATTTAAACTATTTAACTAAAACACTAAAAGCTTTTAAAATATTAAAAATATTTACCCACATATTTGAGAAAAGTGCGACTAAACATAGAAAATACTTAGAAGAATATTTAAATAGCAGTTATGAAAGTCATAAAGCAATAAAATCAGCACAGGTATTAGGAGATATAATAAGAAATTCTGCAGATGCAACTTCATTAATAGTAGCAGGATATTTTGTATTAATAGGCAAATTAAGTTTTGGTGGATTTGTAGCAATAATAAATTCATTCTGGCGAGCAGTATCCTCATTATTCGGAATAATACAATCAATACCTGAAGTACAAAGATTTTCAGAAATATTGGAAAGAATAATAAATTTATTAGATTTAAAGAATAAAAAATATTATGATATAGATAATAAAATAAAATTGGAAAATATCAAATTATCTTACGAAAATAAAAATATATTAGACATAAAAGAATTAAGTATAGAACCATCAAAAAAAATATTAATAGTAGGAGAAAATGGAATTGGAAAAACAACAACTTTAGATATAATATCAGGTTATCTATTACCAGATAATGGAAAAATAACAAGGCCACAAACAGTAATATCATTAACTGCTCCATTAGAATTACCAGAATTAAAAATAAAAGAATTGATAAAAGATGAAGAAATACTTAAAAAACTTGATTTAGAAAAACTAAAAGAAAAAGAAACATCAAAATTATCAGCAGGAGAAAAACAAAAAGTAGGGGTTGGAATAGCACTGGAAAAAGAAGGAGATGTATATATATTCGATGAACCAGTAGCAAATATAGATGAAAAAAGTAAAAAGAAAATTATTGAGTTGATATTAGAAAAAACTAAGGATAAAATTTTAATAATGGTATTACATGGAGAAAAAGAATTTCACGATCTTTTTGATGAAAAATTGAGCATAGATTCAATTAATAATGCAAAAAATGAAACTTATGAAAATTCTATTTAA
- the ispE gene encoding 4-(cytidine 5'-diphospho)-2-C-methyl-D-erythritol kinase codes for MLLKAYAKVNLFLDVLSKRDDGYHNILTLFQSIPLYDEIEIGFAEKEIFTSDPILDFPWEKNIIKKAIDTFKKLTGYNFKLKIHLNKKLPQGGGIGGGSADAAALLKFLKEHYKISNSDIIEIGSKVGGDVPFLIFGGTAIAEGIGDKLTFLEPLTLDFEFKFPGIHVSTPEMYNEIDNNWNNLKHLGDPMKLYEAYKEGNIRKIRENSFNIFEQAVFPKYPNLKNIKEEMSKNSIVSLMSGSGSTIFSIKSIKSHNIIA; via the coding sequence ATGCTTTTAAAAGCATATGCTAAGGTTAATCTCTTTCTTGATGTTTTATCAAAAAGAGATGATGGTTACCATAACATTCTAACTTTATTCCAAAGTATTCCATTATATGATGAAATTGAAATAGGTTTTGCAGAAAAAGAAATATTTACATCAGATCCTATATTAGATTTCCCCTGGGAAAAGAATATTATTAAAAAAGCTATTGATACATTCAAAAAATTGACTGGTTATAATTTCAAATTAAAAATACATTTAAATAAAAAATTACCTCAAGGTGGCGGAATCGGTGGAGGAAGCGCCGATGCTGCTGCTCTTTTAAAATTTTTAAAAGAACATTATAAAATAAGCAATTCAGATATTATAGAAATTGGGTCAAAAGTCGGTGGCGATGTGCCTTTTTTAATATTCGGAGGCACTGCTATTGCTGAAGGAATCGGAGATAAATTGACATTTTTAGAACCTCTAACCCTGGATTTTGAATTTAAATTTCCGGGAATACATGTTTCAACTCCTGAAATGTACAATGAAATAGATAATAATTGGAACAACTTAAAACATTTAGGCGATCCAATGAAATTATACGAGGCTTATAAAGAAGGAAATATCAGAAAAATAAGAGAAAATTCTTTTAACATATTTGAACAGGCTGTTTTTCCTAAATATCCAAATTTAAAAAATATTAAAGAAGAAATGTCAAAAAATTCCATTGTTTCATTAATGAGCGGCTCTGGAAGCACTATATTTTCAATAAAAAGTATAAAATCTCATAATATCATCGCTTAG